In Chitinophaga varians, the following are encoded in one genomic region:
- a CDS encoding DUF262 domain-containing protein, which translates to MEVRPISDLFKNIIIHNKLRSVRNVFQVNTDQFHILNYKPSYQRKYVWTDVKATYLIETILVHGEIPPIVIYIKGKNWEVIDGRQRCESIERYIKNGFSLKPHGLDKLWNLAGKKFSQLDEKLQERILSASLRLIQITAASEAAISNYEEEIIKREIFKRYNLGISPLKKEEVFKAQYIQDEINIYFKTQFEKYPELYNEVAALFDHRSKKRETIMQHIRQMLVLQHIPINKFIHDREDVVNMYYDYLSFNTVNKGNKSQIPLIFGQFREKCNYLTTIKTRLHELGYQTNGLVHECLFWALSVCEKENINPAEFNSPSFKERLVQHIGKQTQNYHTERNNHTQRIMKRYSTAAAFFTSQLDISFVRYLKSDETFVVEHKEKMQKYLEERFTPGKEQEHFSKMDPTSSSVSDMLDRIKRGKFKLKPPYQRNEVMNISKASSLIESMLLGVKIHPLYIYLRTDGTAEVIDGQQRLLTIIGFLGEKYADEHGKMVRSKKDRFSLNLRTSLTPHLHGKKFSQLSPEDQSRLTNYDLEVIEIKEENNKHFLPEELFKRINHKPMPIKEHTFEFWNAYVDHDIVDAIKDIYERNTWLYLRKDDKRMLNEELITSLGYLHYVNLGDANMKNIKDVLDIGKRGSAAIAKLKNKANITQLLESRAFKAEFLLSLNCFEAEFVEKVRLLIGKSNGKSSEVFSARRLDEIIHQTKSARISMNFYLLWVILKGIPVDYIRESKTAVLYRITKIFSALRSYDSAEKIEKVIKETWSSVQSGPNATQNSQSLLV; encoded by the coding sequence ATGGAAGTACGTCCAATCTCCGATCTCTTTAAAAATATCATCATTCACAATAAACTAAGGTCTGTACGCAATGTGTTCCAGGTCAATACTGACCAATTCCATATCCTGAATTATAAACCTTCCTACCAACGCAAATATGTATGGACCGACGTAAAAGCAACCTATCTTATCGAGACCATTCTAGTACATGGAGAAATTCCTCCCATTGTGATATATATTAAGGGTAAAAACTGGGAAGTCATCGACGGCAGGCAGCGCTGCGAATCCATTGAGCGTTATATCAAAAATGGTTTTTCCCTGAAACCACATGGGCTGGATAAGTTATGGAACCTGGCAGGCAAAAAATTCTCACAACTGGATGAAAAACTTCAGGAACGCATCCTCAGTGCCTCACTACGGCTAATTCAGATAACAGCAGCCAGCGAAGCAGCTATCAGCAATTATGAAGAGGAAATCATTAAAAGGGAAATATTTAAGCGCTATAACTTAGGTATCTCTCCTTTGAAGAAGGAAGAAGTATTTAAAGCCCAGTATATCCAGGATGAAATCAACATCTATTTTAAAACACAGTTTGAAAAATATCCTGAGTTATATAACGAGGTAGCAGCATTATTTGATCATAGAAGCAAAAAACGGGAAACCATCATGCAGCATATCAGGCAGATGCTGGTATTACAACACATTCCTATCAACAAGTTCATTCACGACCGCGAAGATGTAGTGAATATGTATTATGACTACCTGTCCTTTAATACTGTCAACAAAGGCAACAAGTCACAGATTCCACTGATTTTTGGCCAATTCCGGGAAAAATGTAATTATCTCACCACTATTAAAACCAGACTACACGAATTAGGCTACCAAACGAACGGATTGGTACATGAATGTCTATTCTGGGCTTTATCCGTATGCGAAAAGGAGAATATAAATCCCGCTGAGTTCAATAGTCCTTCCTTTAAAGAGCGGCTGGTACAACACATTGGAAAACAAACGCAGAACTATCACACAGAACGCAACAACCATACACAAAGGATTATGAAGAGATATAGTACCGCCGCTGCATTTTTCACTTCCCAGCTGGACATATCCTTTGTCAGATATCTGAAAAGCGATGAAACTTTCGTTGTTGAGCATAAAGAGAAGATGCAAAAATACTTAGAAGAACGTTTCACGCCTGGCAAAGAGCAGGAGCATTTTTCTAAAATGGACCCTACTTCTTCGTCTGTCAGCGATATGCTCGACAGGATTAAAAGAGGAAAATTCAAATTAAAACCTCCCTATCAACGAAATGAAGTAATGAATATCTCCAAAGCATCATCATTAATAGAAAGTATGTTACTGGGCGTGAAAATACATCCGCTATACATCTACCTGAGAACAGATGGCACAGCAGAAGTTATTGACGGTCAGCAGCGGCTGCTGACGATTATCGGTTTCCTGGGAGAAAAATATGCTGATGAGCACGGGAAAATGGTCCGCTCGAAAAAAGATCGTTTTTCTCTTAACCTCCGTACCAGCCTAACACCCCATCTGCACGGCAAAAAGTTCAGTCAGCTTTCTCCTGAAGATCAATCCCGACTAACCAACTATGATCTGGAGGTAATAGAGATCAAAGAAGAAAACAATAAACACTTCCTTCCTGAAGAGTTGTTCAAACGCATCAACCACAAGCCGATGCCTATAAAGGAACACACTTTTGAATTCTGGAATGCATACGTTGATCATGATATCGTTGACGCCATCAAAGACATCTATGAGCGAAACACGTGGCTATATCTGAGAAAGGACGACAAAAGAATGCTCAATGAAGAACTTATCACAAGCCTGGGTTATCTGCACTACGTGAACTTAGGGGATGCCAATATGAAAAACATCAAGGATGTGCTGGATATTGGAAAACGTGGCTCCGCAGCTATCGCCAAATTAAAAAACAAGGCTAATATTACCCAGCTACTGGAAAGCAGGGCTTTTAAAGCTGAATTCCTATTGTCCTTAAATTGCTTTGAAGCCGAATTTGTTGAGAAAGTGAGACTATTGATCGGAAAATCAAATGGGAAATCATCTGAAGTATTCAGTGCCCGAAGGCTTGACGAGATCATTCATCAAACCAAAAGTGCAAGAATATCAATGAACTTCTATTTGTTGTGGGTCATCTTAAAAGGCATACCGGTCGATTACATCCGGGAATCGAAGACAGCGGTGCTTT
- a CDS encoding RNA polymerase sigma factor, whose product MTIIQDAFNLIWNRRSMMENIEHIKNYLCKRVKWDCLTYSVKGKNRPLSLESFQEQGISLAIFDPQEEAAHRERQLTDEENLDLIWKAQEYLHPKEGKLIKLMLECYSYAEIVTITGYTRQFINREEKRLIKKLSPYIERLKKASQQANYQYASNIAYYEKFLTPLQIMIMKLYYEKGYTFHQISEELNITITKVMKEYLAAEQCIRDARKH is encoded by the coding sequence ATGACCATCATTCAAGACGCCTTTAATCTCATCTGGAACCGGCGGAGCATGATGGAAAATATAGAACATATTAAAAACTACCTGTGTAAACGTGTAAAATGGGATTGTTTAACCTACAGTGTAAAGGGGAAAAACCGTCCTCTCTCTTTAGAAAGTTTCCAGGAACAGGGCATTTCGTTAGCCATCTTTGACCCACAAGAAGAAGCGGCCCACCGCGAAAGACAATTGACTGATGAGGAAAATCTGGACCTTATCTGGAAAGCCCAGGAATATCTGCATCCAAAAGAAGGAAAACTGATCAAATTAATGCTGGAATGCTACAGTTATGCAGAGATTGTTACAATAACCGGATATACGCGCCAGTTCATTAACCGGGAAGAAAAGCGGCTTATAAAAAAACTGAGCCCATACATCGAGCGTTTAAAAAAAGCGTCCCAACAAGCTAATTACCAGTATGCGTCAAACATAGCCTACTACGAAAAATTCCTCACGCCGTTGCAGATCATGATCATGAAGCTGTATTATGAAAAAGGATACACTTTTCATCAGATATCAGAGGAACTGAATATTACAATAACAAAAGTGATGAAGGAATACCTCGCAGCGGAACAATGCATCAGGGACGCCCGCAAACACTAA
- a CDS encoding RNA polymerase sigma factor, translating into MSTSILKDTTDTELWQLARQDSLPAYGELYERYWETLYETAYWRLYDKDAAKDIVQEVFIYCWQKREQIHITESVEAYFRTAVKFKVLNHLKSEQARDKYSQLAGREIPEITHATEETLAGADLEASYRRELQRLPDKMRQVFIESRDHGLSVREIAEKHGLSEQTVKNQLSSALKKLREGLGNFFLE; encoded by the coding sequence ATGTCAACATCTATCCTCAAAGACACAACGGATACCGAATTATGGCAGCTGGCCCGTCAGGACAGTCTGCCCGCTTATGGAGAATTATATGAACGCTATTGGGAAACCCTGTATGAAACCGCCTATTGGCGGCTGTACGACAAAGACGCTGCAAAAGATATTGTACAGGAAGTATTTATTTACTGTTGGCAGAAAAGAGAACAGATCCATATCACCGAATCGGTGGAAGCCTATTTTCGCACGGCCGTAAAGTTTAAGGTGCTCAACCACCTCAAATCAGAACAGGCAAGAGATAAATACAGTCAACTGGCGGGGCGGGAAATACCGGAGATCACGCATGCCACAGAGGAGACACTGGCAGGCGCTGACCTGGAGGCCAGTTACCGCCGGGAGTTGCAACGGTTACCCGATAAGATGCGGCAGGTATTTATCGAGAGCCGCGACCACGGGCTGTCTGTCCGCGAAATAGCTGAAAAGCACGGCCTGTCGGAACAAACAGTTAAAAACCAGCTTTCATCCGCGCTAAAGAAACTAAGAGAAGGACTGGGTAATTTCTTTTTGGAATAA
- a CDS encoding FecR family protein, with the protein MSLPDKSLIDRLLEKHALGICTEEERAVLDRWYASFPAEGRVFEDEAERKATRELMKAGIFEIIGAAEAVPERKPLRRLYWQIAAAILLLIAIGDLFYVLRGKPEPMSYTEIVAPAGKNVLHVSLPDGSAMWLEPGSRLRYADAFGKKSRDVQILDGLAYFSVAPGVSAPFMVSTPAGIRTTVLGTEFSVKAYQETRYVQVSVRSGKVQVADSTTMLGVLEAGQQIVYQLGTHTATRTDGPVDDWRNGDLTLLNASFAEVARILQNHYGVQVSYDTAMMANYRFNLRIAAHTPLQETFGMLNDLSGMTYTLSKDRITVTGIQQ; encoded by the coding sequence ATGAGCCTCCCTGATAAATCACTCATCGATCGATTGCTTGAAAAGCATGCACTGGGTATCTGTACCGAGGAAGAGCGTGCTGTACTCGACAGGTGGTATGCGTCCTTTCCGGCCGAAGGGCGTGTATTTGAAGACGAAGCGGAGCGAAAGGCGACGCGGGAACTGATGAAGGCAGGGATCTTTGAGATAATCGGTGCAGCGGAGGCGGTGCCGGAGAGGAAGCCGTTGCGGCGGCTGTACTGGCAGATAGCGGCGGCCATACTGCTGTTGATTGCCATCGGCGACCTTTTTTATGTCCTGCGGGGCAAGCCGGAGCCGATGAGCTATACAGAAATAGTTGCTCCGGCCGGTAAAAATGTGCTGCATGTTTCATTGCCTGACGGCTCTGCCATGTGGCTGGAGCCAGGCTCCAGGCTGCGTTACGCGGACGCTTTCGGCAAAAAAAGCCGTGACGTGCAGATACTGGACGGCCTCGCCTATTTCTCGGTGGCGCCAGGTGTATCAGCACCGTTCATGGTCAGCACTCCTGCTGGCATACGAACGACAGTGCTGGGCACGGAGTTCAGTGTGAAAGCATATCAGGAAACAAGGTATGTACAGGTGAGCGTTCGCTCGGGAAAGGTACAGGTGGCGGACAGCACTACAATGCTGGGCGTACTGGAAGCCGGCCAGCAGATCGTATATCAATTGGGAACGCATACGGCTACACGGACGGACGGCCCGGTAGACGACTGGAGGAATGGCGACCTGACATTACTGAACGCTTCCTTTGCGGAAGTGGCCCGCATCCTCCAAAATCATTACGGGGTACAGGTTTCCTATGACACGGCCATGATGGCCAACTATCGTTTTAACCTGCGGATTGCCGCCCACACACCATTACAGGAAACATTCGGGATGCTAAATGACCTGAGTGGTATGACCTACACGCTTAGTAAAGACCGTATAACCGTTACCGGTATACAACAATAA
- a CDS encoding TonB-dependent receptor, producing the protein MRHFLTVLFLVCGLAAAGQQNDARFSISIPATTLEGALKILEQQTGVQISYEYTRVQGITIKAHSFKEAPLETMLTYLLKGTSLTFKRRGGQIIVGPAVKAVHTLSGYVEDAASGERLIGVSLVAPQFEAGTVTNGYGFYSLTLPADTVRIQLSYLGYQRLDTFVTMENTRSFSFRLKTLSSQLGEVTIRGVGTDNIVSSSQMSRVNISASLVQSAPRLLGEPDLFKTLQLMPGVKQGTEATSALLVRGGTPDQNLILLDGAPLYNPVHLMGLFSNFNTSVLKDVTLYKGAFPARYGGRLSSVVDISTKDGDMHQLHGNFSVGLLSAQAMLEGPIKKEKTTFVVSVRRSYPDIAAGIYLNNQKELSDPGKFKLNFYDVNAKLHHKFSDKDKLYFSFYGGRDKMATKVDFNSVNALNYYVSNTSIHWGNYTGTIRWNHVYSPKLFSNVMLMGSDYRFQSRFDQVGEAASTKFTDHQKLNSGIRDLGGRIDLDYQLNPAHTIKAGAQVMYRVFTPGVLESRQTENDEVLADSSNNNHGIYALEMNLYAEDDWEVSKRLKVNAGLHVSGFNVQGRHYRSVQPRLSARYLLPGDWALKASYTRMTQYIHLLAYNSISLPADLWVPATDKVKPQDADQYALGVTHFLFGGKFEFSAEAYYKYMHNVIEYKEGANYLTAAKGDTWEQHVTAGEGKSYGMELLLQKKTGKLTGWVGYTLAWANRRLPEVNFGRQFPYKYDRRHDFHIVAIYRLRKGIELSGSWTYQSAAPFTIPLTSYFGITDPVSSTGNWGTSRHIDYVSARNNTRIQAYHRLDLGVSFIKYKKNGLVRTWNVSLLNAYNRFNPFFYYVESFDRRQPKVTLNAVSLVPVLPSVSYELKF; encoded by the coding sequence ATGCGACATTTTTTAACCGTTCTGTTCTTAGTCTGCGGACTGGCAGCTGCCGGTCAGCAAAACGATGCCAGGTTCAGTATCAGCATCCCGGCCACTACGCTGGAAGGGGCGCTGAAAATACTGGAACAGCAAACCGGCGTACAAATATCCTATGAATACACAAGAGTACAGGGAATAACCATTAAAGCACACAGCTTTAAAGAGGCGCCACTGGAAACGATGCTTACCTACCTGTTGAAAGGAACATCCCTCACTTTCAAAAGACGGGGAGGCCAGATCATTGTCGGACCGGCAGTGAAGGCGGTCCATACGCTTAGCGGATACGTTGAAGATGCCGCGTCCGGCGAAAGACTGATCGGCGTATCGTTAGTGGCGCCTCAATTTGAAGCAGGCACAGTTACCAATGGTTATGGGTTCTACAGCCTTACCTTGCCGGCAGACACTGTCAGGATTCAGCTGTCATACCTTGGATATCAGCGCCTCGACACATTCGTGACCATGGAAAACACCAGGAGTTTCTCCTTCCGCCTAAAGACACTCAGCAGCCAGCTGGGGGAAGTGACTATCCGGGGTGTGGGGACAGACAATATCGTGTCCTCTTCCCAGATGAGCCGTGTGAATATATCGGCATCACTGGTTCAGTCAGCGCCCCGCCTTCTCGGGGAGCCGGACCTGTTCAAAACCCTCCAGCTGATGCCTGGTGTTAAACAAGGCACCGAAGCTACCAGCGCTTTGCTGGTACGTGGCGGCACTCCTGACCAAAACCTTATTTTGCTCGATGGCGCACCCTTGTACAACCCCGTACACCTGATGGGCTTATTCTCCAACTTCAACACCAGTGTACTGAAAGATGTGACCCTTTACAAAGGGGCATTCCCGGCGCGCTACGGCGGCAGGCTGTCCTCAGTGGTGGACATCTCCACAAAGGATGGAGACATGCACCAACTACACGGAAATTTTTCTGTGGGGCTGCTTTCAGCGCAGGCGATGCTGGAGGGGCCCATCAAAAAGGAGAAGACAACTTTTGTGGTATCTGTCCGCAGATCATACCCTGACATCGCCGCCGGAATATACCTGAACAACCAAAAAGAGCTCAGTGATCCGGGTAAATTCAAACTGAACTTTTATGATGTGAACGCCAAACTTCATCATAAATTTTCGGACAAAGACAAATTATACTTCAGCTTCTATGGCGGCCGTGATAAGATGGCGACAAAGGTGGATTTCAATAGTGTGAACGCTCTCAACTATTATGTGTCTAACACCAGCATACACTGGGGCAACTATACGGGCACCATCCGGTGGAACCATGTGTACTCGCCGAAGTTGTTTTCCAATGTGATGCTGATGGGAAGCGATTATCGTTTTCAGTCGCGCTTTGACCAGGTGGGGGAGGCAGCGTCCACCAAATTTACAGATCACCAGAAATTGAATTCCGGTATCCGGGACCTGGGCGGCAGAATAGATTTAGACTATCAGTTAAACCCCGCGCACACCATCAAAGCGGGAGCGCAGGTGATGTACCGCGTTTTTACACCGGGCGTACTGGAATCAAGGCAAACTGAAAATGACGAGGTGCTGGCAGATTCTTCCAACAATAACCACGGCATCTATGCACTGGAAATGAACCTTTATGCGGAAGATGACTGGGAAGTATCTAAAAGGCTGAAGGTGAATGCGGGGTTACATGTGAGTGGATTTAACGTGCAGGGTCGCCACTATCGGTCTGTACAGCCCCGGCTGAGCGCCCGCTACCTGTTGCCCGGAGACTGGGCGCTGAAGGCTTCATATACCCGGATGACCCAGTACATACATTTGCTGGCTTACAATTCCATATCCCTGCCGGCAGATCTCTGGGTGCCTGCTACCGACAAGGTGAAGCCCCAGGATGCTGACCAGTACGCACTGGGCGTTACGCATTTTCTGTTTGGCGGGAAGTTTGAATTTTCGGCAGAAGCTTATTACAAATACATGCACAACGTAATTGAGTACAAGGAAGGGGCCAATTATCTGACGGCTGCTAAAGGCGATACCTGGGAACAGCATGTGACAGCCGGCGAAGGAAAATCATACGGAATGGAACTGCTGCTGCAAAAGAAAACCGGCAAGCTGACCGGGTGGGTGGGATATACGCTGGCATGGGCCAACCGCCGGCTTCCGGAGGTAAACTTCGGCAGGCAGTTTCCCTATAAATACGATCGCCGGCATGACTTTCACATCGTAGCGATTTACAGGCTGCGTAAAGGTATAGAGTTGTCCGGCTCCTGGACTTATCAGAGTGCTGCTCCTTTTACCATCCCGCTGACGTCCTATTTTGGTATCACGGACCCCGTTTCCAGCACAGGGAACTGGGGTACCTCCCGCCACATCGACTATGTAAGTGCACGTAACAATACGCGTATACAGGCATATCACCGTTTGGACCTGGGCGTTAGTTTTATCAAATACAAAAAAAACGGACTTGTACGGACATGGAATGTAAGTTTGTTAAATGCCTATAACCGGTTTAATCCGTTCTTCTACTATGTGGAGAGTTTTGACAGAAGGCAACCTAAAGTAACCCTGAATGCGGTTTCCCTGGTGCCTGTTCTTCCCAGTGTTTCATATGAGCTGAAATTTTAG
- a CDS encoding DUF4249 domain-containing protein has protein sequence MKIRLMLLLAAVAGSCSKKVTITIPDEGNKLVMNLLMAKDSLITAQILMSKYIEIRNAPDPSGSIQTISNARVFLYENDVFKETMTMHKQGNYAYYLSTFGAKPGFKYFVRAELPDAPDIPAVEGADAIPLPVAVGEMSVKKISDNQREAKANVSFEIRGDPGIKNYYRVRIYEHLNHDDVGTDKSLLQLPIQSSDPSDVMFGKKERQEVFIDDQFLDGRRRRLSFIATSWLGFKNPVVIEVTTLTYASYNYLYSSMMAEEKNDNILSEKVIVFNNVLYGLGIVGGMSINRYPVEY, from the coding sequence ATGAAAATAAGACTAATGCTGTTGTTGGCAGCGGTAGCCGGCAGCTGTAGTAAAAAGGTGACAATAACTATCCCGGACGAGGGTAATAAACTGGTGATGAATCTGCTGATGGCTAAGGACAGCCTGATCACCGCTCAAATATTGATGTCGAAATATATTGAGATCAGGAACGCACCTGACCCCTCGGGAAGCATACAGACAATAAGCAATGCAAGGGTGTTCTTGTACGAAAACGATGTCTTTAAGGAAACCATGACGATGCATAAACAGGGAAATTATGCGTATTATCTAAGTACTTTCGGCGCGAAACCCGGCTTTAAATATTTTGTTAGGGCCGAACTTCCCGACGCTCCCGACATTCCGGCTGTAGAAGGTGCTGACGCGATACCATTGCCGGTTGCTGTAGGTGAAATGAGCGTAAAAAAAATATCTGATAATCAACGGGAGGCTAAAGCGAATGTGAGCTTTGAAATACGGGGCGATCCGGGAATAAAGAACTATTACCGTGTCAGAATATACGAACACCTAAACCACGACGATGTTGGTACTGACAAATCACTGCTCCAGTTGCCCATCCAGTCTTCCGACCCATCTGACGTAATGTTTGGAAAAAAAGAACGACAGGAAGTATTCATAGATGACCAGTTTTTGGACGGTCGCAGGCGCCGCCTGAGTTTTATCGCTACCAGCTGGCTCGGCTTTAAAAACCCGGTTGTTATTGAAGTGACAACTTTAACCTACGCCAGTTACAACTATTTGTACAGTTCCATGATGGCAGAAGAAAAAAATGACAATATATTATCGGAGAAAGTAATTGTATTCAACAATGTCCTTTACGGTCTTGGCATCGTTGGAGGAATGTCGATAAACCGATATCCTGTTGAATATTAA
- a CDS encoding RagB/SusD family nutrient uptake outer membrane protein, with protein MTHSYKNILLLFLLILCAAGCKKGYLDTVPDNITTLKDVFTNRTMTEQWLARLYNPMPDMWNQPYGVPWTGQCDEADYAWVQPGINSGAITPDNASPSYWNSYYQTIRQAAIFLQNADQNQEIKALPDGNRLLKQYKAEARFLRAYYYWLLMRQYGPVVLMGETASLPEDNFQIPRSPWDDCIGFVLSEMDKAFPDLPVQHVNPVDPTQPDVTQTGRITQPIVLAVKSQILLYHASPLFNGNKDFASFTNQDGTALFNQAYDKERWKRAADAAKAVIDLNRWDLFTVSDPDPFRAAFLSCRNLFFDGWQKEAIWIRTSSGHVSNWERHCSPRCANGQGWNGIAVTQEQVDIFRMASGKTINDAGSGYSESGFTTTATPYYVNGTYNMYTNREARFYVDVTFNGSTIPVVPESGQTRVEFFFTGNSGKNGAPRDWPSTGYTARKNIHPNNDFRTGRNFARPAMMIRLAEIYLNYAEALNEYTPGHADILKYLNKIRNRGGLPDLLPGLSQDEMRAQIRLERRIELMFEGHRYWDVRRWKVADNPDQHQGGAFHGMNIEKGSSLSDPEFHKRVTSFTRAAWQNKFYFYPVPQSEIDRNKKLVQFPGY; from the coding sequence ATGACCCATTCATACAAAAACATACTGCTGTTGTTCCTGCTGATACTGTGTGCGGCAGGTTGTAAAAAAGGTTACCTCGATACGGTGCCGGACAATATCACTACGCTGAAAGACGTGTTCACCAACCGTACCATGACAGAACAGTGGCTTGCGCGGCTGTACAATCCCATGCCCGACATGTGGAACCAGCCGTATGGCGTTCCCTGGACAGGCCAGTGCGATGAAGCCGACTATGCCTGGGTGCAGCCCGGCATCAACTCCGGCGCCATTACCCCCGACAATGCCAGTCCGTCGTATTGGAACAGCTACTATCAAACTATCCGGCAGGCGGCCATCTTCCTCCAGAACGCAGACCAGAACCAGGAGATCAAAGCATTGCCCGACGGTAACAGGCTGTTGAAACAGTACAAAGCAGAGGCCCGTTTTCTGCGCGCCTACTACTACTGGCTGCTGATGCGGCAATATGGCCCCGTTGTGCTGATGGGCGAAACGGCCAGTCTTCCCGAAGACAATTTCCAGATACCCCGCAGTCCGTGGGACGACTGTATCGGATTCGTGCTTTCCGAAATGGACAAAGCCTTCCCCGACCTTCCGGTGCAACATGTGAACCCGGTAGATCCCACACAGCCCGACGTAACGCAGACAGGGCGTATCACACAGCCTATCGTGCTGGCGGTTAAATCGCAGATACTGTTATATCATGCCAGCCCGCTGTTCAACGGCAACAAGGATTTCGCCTCTTTTACCAACCAGGACGGCACCGCGCTGTTTAACCAGGCTTATGACAAAGAGAGATGGAAACGGGCCGCCGATGCAGCCAAAGCGGTGATAGACCTCAATCGCTGGGATTTGTTTACCGTCTCCGATCCCGATCCATTCCGGGCCGCCTTTCTCTCCTGCCGCAACCTCTTCTTCGATGGCTGGCAGAAAGAAGCCATCTGGATACGCACCTCTTCCGGGCATGTCAGCAACTGGGAGCGCCACTGCTCTCCCCGCTGCGCCAATGGCCAGGGCTGGAACGGTATCGCGGTCACACAGGAGCAGGTGGATATATTCCGCATGGCCAGTGGTAAAACGATCAACGACGCCGGCAGCGGCTATTCCGAGAGTGGTTTTACCACCACCGCTACGCCTTACTATGTTAACGGCACTTACAATATGTACACTAACCGTGAAGCACGGTTTTATGTAGATGTGACCTTCAACGGCTCCACTATCCCTGTTGTTCCGGAATCAGGCCAGACAAGAGTGGAATTTTTCTTCACCGGCAATTCCGGCAAAAACGGCGCTCCCCGCGACTGGCCCTCCACCGGCTATACCGCACGTAAAAACATCCATCCCAACAACGATTTCAGAACAGGGAGGAACTTCGCGCGGCCGGCAATGATGATACGCCTCGCTGAAATTTATCTTAACTACGCCGAAGCGCTGAACGAATACACGCCCGGCCACGCCGACATTCTTAAATACCTCAACAAAATCCGCAACAGGGGCGGTCTTCCAGACCTGTTGCCCGGACTCTCACAGGACGAAATGCGGGCACAGATACGGCTCGAACGCCGCATTGAACTGATGTTTGAAGGGCACCGTTATTGGGACGTGCGCCGATGGAAAGTAGCCGACAACCCCGATCAGCACCAGGGCGGCGCCTTCCATGGCATGAATATCGAAAAAGGCAGCTCTTTGTCTGATCCGGAGTTTCATAAAAGAGTGACATCGTTCACAAGAGCAGCCTGGCAAAACAAATTTTATTTCTATCCTGTGCCGCAGAGTGAGATAGACAGAAACAAAAAGCTGGTGCAGTTCCCCGGATATTAA